The Synechococcus sp. HK05 genomic interval TCAACTGATTGCGGCCGGCGGCGCCTACGTGAACCTGTGGCGCGTGCAGGCGGGCCTGCGGGCCGATGAAGCCCTGCGGCTCTGATCGCCCGGGGGCACGCCCACCAACCAGCCCAGAAACTGACCGCGGCCTAGGCAGCGGTTAAGGGATGGTCAAGAGACGTGAAATAAGTTGTGAGGATGAAGAGTGATGGCCTGAAAAGCATCGGCATGCGCCCCCGCGATGATCGGGGCCCGATCCTGATGGCCATTGCCGTGGGCCTGGGTGGCGGCTTGCTGCTGGCGGCGCCGCTCACCCAGTTGCTGGATGGCCCGCCCGCCGGCAGCAACCACGAGGTGGTGAATCCGTTCAGCCGCTGGGCCGGCATGGGCGACAAGGAGGTGGTGATCCTCGGCACCGATGTGGGCGGTGGCAACACCGATGTGATGTACACGCTGCGGGTGGAGAACGGCGTCACCAAGCTCACTCAGGTGCCGCGCGACACCTTCATCGATTCGGCCCGCTTTGGCCCGCTCAAGGCCAATGCCCTCTATGCCTTCGGCGGCCCCGACGCGGTGAAGCAGGAGCTCTCCAAGCACCTGGGCCGGCCGGTGCAGCACCACATCCTGGTGAACCTCTCGGTGATCCGCCGCCTCGGCGACGCCCTCGGCGGCCTCGAGGTGGATGTGCCCAAGCGGATGTATTACACCGACAAAACCCAGGGCCTCTACATCGATCTT includes:
- a CDS encoding LCP family protein — its product is MRPRDDRGPILMAIAVGLGGGLLLAAPLTQLLDGPPAGSNHEVVNPFSRWAGMGDKEVVILGTDVGGGNTDVMYTLRVENGVTKLTQVPRDTFIDSARFGPLKANALYAFGGPDAVKQELSKHLGRPVQHHILVNLSVIRRLGDALGGLEVDVPKRMYYTDKTQGLYIDLQPGRQVLRGRDIEGFLRFRHDELGDIGRLDRQKLLLKALFDQLTKPENLVRMPALLAAAGKDMKTDLGPMEIGGLMTAMGGTRLDAERLGGRPFMRDGISYWEAEWPAPSSGAASTSQSERYGSVF